One genomic region from Mycobacterium basiliense encodes:
- a CDS encoding MFS transporter — MAPSPGRPIRNGSSNQHPGMANYPADDVDSRRPRRPRRPPPMPSANRYLPPLDREPAPQHDSDPTPPRGFISGERITVTRAAAMRSREMGSRMYWMVQRAATADGADKSGLTALTWPVMANFAVDSAMAVALANTLFFAAASGESKSKVALYLLITIAPFAVIAPLIGPALDRLQHGRRVALALSFGLRTALALVLIMNYDGVAGSFPSWVLYPCALAMMVFSKSFSVLRSAMTPRVMPPTIDLVRVNSRLTVFGLLGGTMAGGAVAAGVEFACTHLFELPGALFVVVAITVAGALLSMRIPRWVEVTTGEVPATLSYHRDSGRLRRSWPEEVKNLGGTLRQPLGRNIITSLWGNCTIKVMVGFLFLYPAFVAKAHDADGWVQLAMLGVIGAAAAIGNFAGNFTSARLQLGRPAVVVVRCTVVVTAVALAAAVAGNLMVAAIATLMTSGSSAIAKASLDASLQHDLPEESRASGFGRSESTLQLAWVLGGAVGVLIYTELWVGFTAVSALLILGLAQTIVSFRGDSLIPGLGGNRPVMVEQESTRRGAVVMPR, encoded by the coding sequence GTGGCCCCATCCCCGGGCCGCCCGATCCGAAACGGATCGAGCAATCAGCACCCGGGCATGGCGAACTACCCGGCCGACGACGTTGACTCGCGTCGTCCGCGTCGTCCACGCCGCCCGCCGCCCATGCCGAGCGCAAACCGCTATCTCCCGCCGCTGGACCGGGAGCCAGCGCCCCAACACGACAGTGATCCAACGCCACCGCGCGGTTTCATCAGCGGCGAACGGATCACGGTTACCCGTGCCGCTGCGATGCGCAGCCGTGAAATGGGTTCCCGGATGTATTGGATGGTCCAGCGCGCGGCCACCGCCGATGGCGCCGACAAGTCCGGCCTTACCGCACTGACCTGGCCGGTGATGGCCAATTTTGCGGTGGACTCCGCCATGGCTGTCGCCCTGGCCAATACCTTGTTCTTCGCCGCCGCCAGCGGTGAGAGCAAATCCAAAGTGGCTCTCTACCTGCTGATCACCATCGCCCCGTTCGCCGTGATCGCACCGCTGATTGGTCCCGCCCTGGACAGACTGCAGCACGGCCGACGCGTCGCGCTGGCCTTGTCATTCGGGCTTCGAACCGCGTTGGCGCTGGTCTTGATCATGAATTACGACGGCGTCGCCGGCAGCTTCCCATCATGGGTGCTGTATCCCTGCGCGCTGGCAATGATGGTGTTCTCCAAGTCGTTCAGCGTGCTACGCAGCGCCATGACACCAAGAGTGATGCCGCCGACCATCGATCTGGTCAGGGTCAACTCCCGGTTGACGGTATTCGGTCTACTCGGCGGCACGATGGCCGGTGGCGCCGTCGCCGCTGGCGTCGAGTTCGCCTGCACCCATCTATTCGAGCTGCCCGGCGCGTTGTTCGTCGTTGTCGCAATCACCGTTGCCGGTGCCTTGTTATCGATGCGAATTCCGCGCTGGGTCGAGGTCACCACCGGCGAGGTCCCAGCCACGTTGAGCTATCACCGCGATAGCGGCAGGTTGCGGCGAAGCTGGCCAGAAGAAGTCAAGAACCTCGGCGGCACACTCCGGCAACCGCTGGGCCGCAACATCATTACCTCGTTGTGGGGCAACTGCACGATCAAGGTGATGGTGGGCTTCCTATTCTTGTATCCAGCGTTTGTCGCCAAGGCCCACGATGCCGACGGGTGGGTTCAGTTGGCCATGCTGGGCGTGATTGGCGCGGCGGCCGCCATCGGCAATTTCGCCGGCAACTTCACCAGTGCGCGCCTTCAACTCGGCAGACCCGCGGTGGTGGTGGTGCGCTGCACCGTGGTGGTGACTGCGGTTGCACTTGCCGCCGCGGTGGCCGGCAACCTGATGGTGGCTGCCATCGCTACCCTGATGACCTCGGGTTCCAGCGCGATCGCCAAAGCCTCCCTGGACGCTTCGTTGCAACACGATTTGCCCGAGGAATCTCGGGCGTCCGGGTTCGGCCGCTCGGAGTCGACCCTGCAGCTCGCCTGGGTCTTGGGCGGCGCGGTTGGCGTGTTGATCTACACGGAATTGTGGGTCGGCTTCACCGCCGTAAGCGCCCTGCTGATCCTCGGTCTGGCACAAACGATCGTCAGCTTCCGGGGCGACTCGTTGATCCCCGGCCTGGGCGGTAACCGACCGGTCATGGTGGAGCAAGAGAGCACCCGCCGTGGCGCGGTGGTGATGCCGCGGTGA
- a CDS encoding DUF2771 domain-containing protein: MRRWVTVLITVAVLLLAAGAGFGAWLLVRGSAPLRPEISAYSHGHLTRVGPYMYCSALRLDDCQTPQTQGELPVSERFPVQLSVPQAISRAPWRLLQVYEDPADTTATIFRPDGRLAVTIPTVDPQRGRLTGIVVQLLTLVIDPSGELQEAPHAEWSVRLIF, encoded by the coding sequence GTGAGACGCTGGGTGACCGTGCTCATCACGGTCGCGGTGTTATTGCTGGCCGCCGGGGCAGGTTTCGGCGCATGGCTGCTGGTGCGCGGCTCCGCTCCGCTGCGGCCGGAGATCAGTGCGTATTCACACGGGCACCTGACCCGCGTCGGTCCCTACATGTATTGCAGTGCACTGCGGCTCGACGATTGTCAAACACCGCAGACACAGGGCGAATTGCCGGTGAGCGAACGCTTTCCGGTGCAGCTATCGGTACCCCAAGCCATTTCCCGCGCACCGTGGCGGCTGCTGCAGGTGTATGAGGATCCCGCCGATACCACCGCTACCATCTTCCGGCCGGACGGCAGGTTGGCAGTCACGATCCCCACGGTCGACCCACAACGTGGCCGGTTGACCGGGATCGTCGTGCAGTTGTTAACGCTGGTGATCGACCCCTCCGGTGAGCTACAGGAGGCACCTCACGCGGAATGGTCGGTCCGCCTTATCTTCTAG
- a CDS encoding type IV toxin-antitoxin system AbiEi family antitoxin, whose translation MDILDWPFRGTEALAAQVVTPHRLRTDFEMVHRNVYIPRGQNLTAVTRAVAAWLWSGRTATVAGLSAAALHRTAGIEDWLPAELNRRSRDNARGITVHSDTLADDEICVLNGISVTTPARTAFDLGRRKGLIAALSRLDALAHATDVKTADIELLAERHRGARGLVQLRQILPLVDGGSESPCQTRTRLILIRSGLPRPQTQIEVPAGARATLTRVAMGWREWRVALEFDSAPNGTAAAFRTRSIDPLARLEDCGWIIVRISAEMLGNRPDVVLARVRRALLAAGCPI comes from the coding sequence ATGGACATTCTGGACTGGCCGTTCCGCGGCACCGAAGCACTGGCAGCACAGGTGGTGACACCGCATCGGCTACGTACCGACTTCGAAATGGTTCACCGGAATGTGTACATTCCCCGTGGACAAAATCTGACGGCCGTGACGCGGGCCGTTGCTGCCTGGCTCTGGTCTGGGCGAACCGCGACGGTGGCCGGCCTGTCTGCGGCCGCATTGCACCGCACGGCGGGGATCGAGGACTGGCTCCCCGCCGAACTCAACAGGCGAAGCCGCGACAATGCGCGGGGCATCACCGTGCACAGCGATACCCTCGCGGATGACGAAATTTGCGTGCTCAACGGGATATCGGTGACCACGCCGGCGCGCACCGCCTTCGACCTCGGAAGACGAAAAGGACTGATTGCAGCGTTGAGTCGACTCGATGCACTGGCACACGCCACAGACGTGAAGACTGCCGACATCGAACTGCTCGCCGAGCGCCATCGAGGTGCGCGTGGACTGGTGCAGCTACGGCAGATATTGCCTCTTGTCGACGGAGGCTCCGAATCACCCTGCCAGACAAGGACTCGGCTGATCCTCATCCGCTCCGGACTACCCCGGCCGCAGACCCAGATCGAGGTACCCGCCGGCGCGCGGGCGACGTTGACCCGGGTCGCCATGGGCTGGCGGGAATGGAGAGTCGCCCTTGAATTCGACAGCGCACCGAACGGGACAGCTGCGGCATTCCGAACTCGTAGCATCGATCCACTGGCCCGACTCGAAGATTGCGGCTGGATTATTGTTCGAATCAGTGCCGAGATGCTAGGAAACCGACCCGATGTGGTGCTGGCGCGTGTTCGTCGCGCCCTGCTGGCCGCGGGATGTCCCATCTGA
- a CDS encoding glutathione S-transferase family protein, producing the protein MADYVAGKGEFNRDTAYITTRITADGRDGYPVEADRYRLVVARACPWANRAIIVRRLLGLERVLSIGFCGPTHDRRSWTFDLDPGGVDPILKIPRLQDAYFRRFPDYPKGITVPAIVDVPSGAVVTNDFAQMTLDFSLEWTAHHRDGAPQLYPAELRPQIDEVNKRVYTEINNGVYRCGFAGSQDAYDAAYRRLFNALDWVSEHLKEQRYLVGDTITEADVRLFTTLARFDPVYHGHFKCNRCKLSEMPVLWAYARDLFQTPGFGDTVDFVQIKQHYYMVHTDINPTRVVPRGPALANWLAPHGREALGGRPFGDGIPPGPPAESERVPAGHGA; encoded by the coding sequence ATGGCTGATTATGTGGCTGGTAAAGGTGAATTCAATCGAGACACCGCCTATATCACCACCCGCATCACTGCCGACGGGCGTGACGGCTATCCGGTAGAGGCGGACCGATATCGGCTTGTCGTCGCCCGCGCCTGCCCATGGGCCAACCGCGCAATTATCGTTCGGCGTTTGCTTGGTCTGGAACGCGTTCTTTCCATTGGATTTTGCGGGCCCACCCACGATAGGCGCAGCTGGACATTCGACCTTGATCCCGGGGGTGTCGACCCAATACTGAAGATTCCGCGTCTGCAGGACGCTTACTTCAGGCGTTTCCCCGATTACCCCAAAGGCATCACCGTTCCGGCCATCGTCGACGTTCCTAGCGGCGCGGTGGTCACCAACGATTTCGCGCAGATGACTTTGGACTTCTCCCTGGAATGGACGGCTCATCACCGCGACGGCGCGCCGCAGCTATACCCAGCAGAGCTGCGGCCGCAGATCGACGAGGTGAACAAAAGGGTCTACACAGAGATCAATAACGGTGTGTACCGATGCGGCTTCGCCGGCTCGCAGGATGCCTACGATGCCGCATACCGGCGGCTGTTCAACGCGTTGGATTGGGTGAGCGAGCATCTGAAGGAGCAGCGTTATTTAGTGGGGGACACCATCACCGAAGCCGATGTGCGGCTGTTCACCACTCTTGCCCGGTTCGATCCGGTCTACCACGGGCATTTCAAGTGCAATCGATGCAAGCTAAGCGAGATGCCGGTGTTGTGGGCATACGCTCGAGATCTGTTTCAGACTCCCGGCTTCGGCGACACCGTCGACTTCGTTCAAATTAAACAGCATTACTACATGGTGCACACCGACATCAATCCCACCCGCGTCGTACCTCGGGGCCCTGCACTGGCAAATTGGCTGGCGCCGCACGGCCGGGAAGCATTGGGTGGCAGGCCTTTCGGGGATGGGATACCCCCCGGGCCACCAGCGGAGAGCGAGCGGGTGCCGGCCGGTCACGGCGCGTAG
- a CDS encoding acyl-CoA dehydrogenase family protein: MAQQVQVSEEQARAVAEESRQSGWEKPSFAKELFLGRFPLELIHPFPAPSDVDEARTEAFLGKLREFLDSVDGSVIERDAQIPDDYVKGLAKLGCFGMKISSAYGGLNMSQVAYNRALMMVSTVHPSLGALLSAHQSIGVPEPLKLAGTSEQKQKFLPRCAAGAISAFLLTEPDVGSDPARLGSTATPVDDGRAYELEGVKLWTTNGVVAELLVVMARVPKSEGHRGGISAFVVEADAPGITVERRNKFMGLRGIENGVTRMHRVRVPAENLIGREGDGLRIALTTLNVGRLALPAMATGSAKWALKIAREWSCERVQWGKPIGKHQAVAEKISFIAATTYALDAVVELSGQMADEGRNDIRIEAALAKLWSSEMACVIADELMQIRGGRGYETADSLAARGERAAPVEQALRDLRINRIFEGSSEIMRLLIAREAVDAHLTAAGDLAKPDAAFRQKAAAAVGASSFYAKWLPKLAFGEGQRPTAYDEFGPLASHLRFVERSSRKLARNTFYGMARWQASLEQKQGFLGRIVDVGAELFAMAAVCVRAESQRAADPVVGKQAYELADVFCQQATLRVEALFHALWSNTDSSDVRLTNDVLKGRYTWLEHGIVDQSEGTGPWIADWEPGPSAQTNVARPIVTVPTSADAQ; the protein is encoded by the coding sequence ATCCACCCGTTTCCCGCGCCTTCGGACGTCGACGAGGCTCGCACCGAAGCATTTTTGGGAAAGCTGCGGGAGTTCCTTGATTCCGTAGACGGCAGCGTGATCGAGCGAGACGCCCAGATTCCGGATGACTACGTGAAGGGCCTAGCCAAGCTGGGGTGCTTCGGCATGAAGATTTCCTCCGCGTATGGCGGCTTGAACATGTCGCAGGTTGCCTACAACCGCGCATTGATGATGGTTTCGACGGTGCACCCCAGCCTCGGGGCATTGTTGTCGGCCCATCAGTCGATCGGGGTGCCTGAGCCGCTTAAGCTCGCCGGAACTTCCGAGCAGAAGCAGAAGTTCCTGCCGCGATGTGCCGCCGGTGCTATTTCGGCGTTTCTGCTCACTGAACCGGATGTGGGGTCGGATCCCGCTCGGCTGGGCTCGACGGCAACGCCGGTCGACGACGGACGCGCCTACGAGCTGGAGGGCGTCAAGCTCTGGACCACCAACGGAGTGGTGGCAGAACTGCTGGTGGTGATGGCCCGGGTCCCCAAGAGCGAGGGGCATCGAGGCGGAATCAGCGCATTCGTGGTGGAGGCCGATGCGCCTGGCATCACCGTGGAGCGGCGCAACAAGTTCATGGGTCTGCGGGGCATCGAAAACGGTGTCACGAGGATGCACCGCGTCCGAGTCCCCGCCGAGAACCTGATCGGCCGCGAAGGAGACGGGCTGCGGATCGCGCTGACCACACTTAACGTCGGGCGCTTGGCTCTTCCCGCGATGGCGACCGGCTCGGCTAAGTGGGCACTGAAGATAGCGCGTGAATGGTCATGCGAGCGGGTGCAGTGGGGCAAGCCGATCGGTAAGCACCAAGCCGTCGCTGAAAAGATCTCATTCATCGCCGCCACCACCTACGCGCTTGACGCGGTGGTTGAGCTTTCTGGTCAGATGGCCGACGAGGGGCGCAACGACATCCGGATCGAGGCGGCGTTGGCCAAATTGTGGTCCAGCGAAATGGCGTGTGTTATCGCCGACGAGCTGATGCAGATCCGAGGGGGCCGTGGCTATGAGACTGCGGACTCGCTCGCTGCCCGCGGCGAGCGCGCGGCACCGGTCGAGCAGGCGCTGCGCGACCTGCGAATCAACCGCATCTTTGAAGGATCCAGCGAGATCATGCGATTGTTGATCGCGCGAGAGGCGGTCGACGCTCACCTAACTGCCGCGGGCGACCTTGCAAAACCTGATGCCGCATTTCGGCAGAAGGCTGCGGCCGCGGTTGGCGCCAGCAGTTTCTACGCAAAGTGGTTGCCGAAATTGGCGTTTGGCGAGGGGCAGCGGCCGACGGCTTACGACGAGTTTGGTCCGCTCGCATCCCACCTGCGATTCGTCGAACGCAGTAGCCGCAAGCTGGCCCGCAACACGTTCTACGGGATGGCGCGTTGGCAGGCGAGTTTGGAGCAAAAGCAGGGGTTCCTGGGGAGGATCGTCGATGTTGGCGCAGAGCTCTTTGCCATGGCGGCGGTTTGTGTGCGGGCGGAATCTCAGCGGGCGGCTGATCCAGTGGTCGGCAAACAAGCCTACGAGCTGGCTGACGTCTTCTGTCAGCAAGCGACCCTGCGGGTGGAGGCGCTATTCCATGCTCTTTGGTCCAACACGGACAGCAGCGATGTGCGGTTGACAAACGACGTGCTCAAGGGTCGTTATACCTGGTTAGAGCATGGCATCGTCGATCAGTCGGAGGGAACCGGACCGTGGATAGCGGATTGGGAACCGGGTCCGTCCGCCCAGACCAACGTTGCCCGACCGATTGTCACGGTGCCGACGTCAGCCGACGCGCAGTGA